Proteins from a single region of Corallococcus caeni:
- a CDS encoding YceD family protein, translating into MVVKIEQIKDAGLKLDEPIAPGVLKEALEGQGSGEGTGFQATAPSTLQATLRKVSGGVLLTGGFTVHVGAPCKRCLADVKLDLPVSFTINLVPESLARGDDFKDDDEKAMEKKERTQGESGGTFALGEADEQVFDGKTIDLDPIIREQVLLALPMNAVCREDCQGLCSQCGQNLNEKKCGCETKVVDPRLSPLKNIKLN; encoded by the coding sequence ATGGTCGTAAAGATTGAACAAATCAAAGACGCGGGGCTGAAGCTCGACGAGCCCATCGCTCCCGGGGTCCTCAAGGAGGCCCTGGAAGGTCAGGGGTCCGGCGAGGGCACTGGCTTCCAGGCGACCGCTCCGTCGACGCTCCAGGCCACCCTGCGCAAGGTCAGTGGCGGCGTGCTGCTGACGGGCGGCTTCACGGTCCACGTGGGCGCGCCCTGCAAGCGCTGCCTCGCGGACGTGAAGCTGGACCTTCCCGTGTCCTTCACCATCAACCTGGTGCCGGAGTCCCTGGCCCGGGGCGATGACTTCAAGGACGACGACGAGAAGGCCATGGAGAAGAAGGAACGCACCCAGGGTGAATCCGGGGGCACCTTCGCGCTGGGCGAGGCGGACGAGCAGGTTTTCGATGGGAAGACGATCGATCTGGATCCGATCATCCGGGAACAGGTATTGCTCGCGCTCCCGATGAACGCGGTCTGTCGGGAAGACTGCCAGGGGCTCTGCTCGCAGTGCGGCCAGAACCTCAATGAGAAGAAGTGCGGCTGCGAGACGAAGGTCGTGGACCCTCGCCTGTCGCCGCTGAAGAACATCAAGTTGAACTGA
- a CDS encoding winged helix-turn-helix domain-containing protein gives MARILIIEDEQDLAGLVDYNLRAAGFETDTANTGAGGLARARAHPPDLVLLDLMLPDVAGGEVLRMLKSDSELKKAAVVIVSAKGQEADRIQGLELGADDYVVKPFSVRELLLRVKAVLRRADAEEGPAAVLAAGDISLDTSRHQVRVKGEEIILTALEFRLLRTLLERSDRVQTREVLLSDVWGIQAEIHTRTVDTHIKRLREKLGPAGDIIETVRGVGYKLSPP, from the coding sequence ATGGCGCGCATCCTCATCATCGAGGACGAGCAGGACCTGGCCGGACTCGTCGACTACAACCTCCGCGCGGCGGGCTTCGAGACGGACACGGCGAACACCGGCGCGGGCGGGCTTGCCCGGGCCCGGGCCCACCCTCCGGACCTGGTGCTGCTGGACCTGATGCTGCCGGACGTCGCGGGCGGTGAGGTCCTGCGCATGCTCAAGAGCGACTCGGAGCTGAAGAAGGCCGCGGTCGTCATCGTCAGCGCCAAGGGCCAGGAGGCCGACCGCATCCAGGGCCTGGAGCTGGGCGCGGACGACTACGTGGTGAAGCCCTTCTCCGTGCGCGAGCTGCTCTTGCGCGTGAAGGCCGTGCTGCGCCGCGCGGACGCGGAGGAGGGCCCCGCCGCGGTGCTGGCCGCGGGCGACATCAGCCTGGACACGTCCCGCCACCAGGTGCGGGTGAAGGGCGAGGAGATCATCCTCACCGCGCTGGAGTTCCGCCTGCTGCGCACGCTCCTGGAGCGCAGCGACCGCGTGCAGACGCGCGAGGTGCTGCTGTCCGACGTCTGGGGCATCCAGGCTGAAATCCACACGCGCACCGTGGACACGCACATCAAGCGCCTGCGCGAGAAGCTGGGGCCCGCGGGCGACATCATCGAGACCGTGCGCGGCGTGGGCTACAAGCTCAGCCCTCCGTGA
- a CDS encoding sensor histidine kinase, whose product MPLRFTLLALLVPPLLVATLLVLFGHPAGALAAGLVTLAGSALALGTSRVAMERQLRALTQKTQSLAAGVDVAPPKGLERTDDLAQLEDAIDTLDDQLSMRAAALNQEARILTAVLDGMAEGLWVTDAEGTVVRHNDALAEMLRPAHGAIVGQRPLALIRNEALNDAVARACHEGASTRLELTLEGLYSRTLAVRVTPVGRDLPGSAAVFHDVTELRRLEKVRKDFVANVSHELRTPITAIRGYAETLQGGALQDTQVAPKMVEIIHRQSERLSELVEDLLELSRLEAREMTFQRTEVPLALAVSRAAEGVRPKAEGKNQQIGLHVPPGLVALGDGRAIEQVLLNLLDNAVKYTPAGGRVDVDGAYEGGRCVVRVRDTGVGIEPKHLSRIFERFYRVDKGRSRDMGGTGLGLSIVKHLMGAMDGEVKVESQPNAGSTFVIFLPSAAGPTAATG is encoded by the coding sequence ATGCCCCTGCGCTTCACGCTCCTGGCGCTGCTCGTTCCTCCCCTCCTGGTCGCGACGCTGCTCGTGCTCTTCGGCCACCCGGCGGGCGCGCTCGCCGCGGGGCTCGTCACGCTGGCGGGCTCCGCGCTGGCGCTGGGCACGAGCCGCGTGGCCATGGAGCGCCAGCTTCGCGCGCTGACCCAGAAGACGCAGTCGCTGGCCGCGGGCGTGGACGTGGCGCCGCCCAAGGGCCTGGAGCGCACCGACGACCTGGCGCAGCTGGAGGACGCCATCGACACGCTGGACGACCAGCTGTCCATGCGCGCCGCCGCCCTCAACCAGGAGGCGCGCATCCTCACCGCCGTGCTGGACGGCATGGCGGAGGGGCTCTGGGTGACGGACGCGGAGGGCACCGTGGTGCGCCACAACGACGCGCTCGCGGAGATGCTCCGGCCCGCGCACGGCGCCATCGTGGGACAGCGGCCGCTCGCGCTCATCCGCAATGAAGCCCTCAACGACGCGGTGGCCCGCGCCTGTCATGAGGGGGCCTCCACGCGGCTGGAGCTGACGCTCGAGGGGCTGTACTCCCGCACGCTGGCCGTGCGCGTGACGCCCGTGGGGCGCGACCTGCCCGGCAGCGCCGCCGTCTTCCACGACGTCACGGAGCTGCGCCGGCTGGAGAAGGTGCGCAAGGACTTCGTGGCCAACGTCTCCCACGAGCTGCGCACGCCCATCACCGCCATCCGAGGCTACGCGGAGACGCTCCAGGGCGGCGCGCTCCAGGACACCCAGGTGGCCCCGAAGATGGTGGAGATCATCCACCGCCAGTCCGAGCGCCTCTCCGAGCTGGTGGAGGACCTGCTGGAGCTCTCCCGCCTGGAGGCGCGCGAGATGACCTTCCAGCGCACGGAAGTCCCCCTGGCCCTGGCCGTCTCCCGCGCCGCCGAAGGCGTGCGCCCCAAGGCCGAGGGCAAGAACCAGCAAATCGGGTTGCACGTGCCGCCAGGACTGGTGGCGCTGGGGGATGGGCGGGCCATCGAGCAGGTGCTGCTCAACCTGCTCGACAACGCGGTGAAGTACACGCCCGCGGGCGGCCGGGTGGACGTGGACGGAGCGTACGAGGGCGGCCGGTGCGTCGTGCGCGTGCGCGACACAGGCGTGGGAATCGAGCCCAAGCATCTTTCCCGGATTTTCGAGCGATTCTACCGGGTGGACAAGGGGCGCAGCCGGGACATGGGTGGGACGGGACTGGGCCTTTCCATCGTGAAGCATCTGATGGGCGCGATGGACGGCGAGGTGAAGGTGGAGAGCCAGCCGAACGCGGGCAGTACCTTTGTCATTTTTCTACCCTCGGCGGCTGGCCCGACGGCTGCGACGGGCTAG
- a CDS encoding metallophosphoesterase family protein, with protein MRVAILADIHGNLPACEAVLDDITKSVAPDYIVAAGDLALRGAHPRETVELLFSRCHALIMGNTDAYLAGNYLGGAYRERDHWKTELLRWTRDQLGDTLLQQLGQMPFSLRYTPRKGQDLFICHANPRNLEESLDPTLDDHAVRRFFTHLDAAACAFGHLHFPYRRRVGRMLIADVASAGIPRDGDLRPAYGVFTFTPKGWRVQIRRVRYPVRKATQALTARRVPGGPLLIHKLVEARYRHHNALMEAARRHSGLPPPGPVLRPPPGASGSRPTHAAPFENSPPPEVDPSTLPLDMDGTVTGASPLPPDALNDLDG; from the coding sequence ATGCGGGTCGCCATCCTCGCGGACATTCACGGAAACCTTCCGGCCTGCGAGGCCGTGCTGGACGACATCACCAAATCGGTGGCGCCGGATTACATCGTCGCGGCCGGAGACCTGGCGCTGCGCGGTGCCCACCCGCGCGAGACGGTGGAGCTGCTCTTCAGCCGCTGCCACGCGCTCATCATGGGCAACACGGACGCGTACCTCGCCGGCAACTACCTGGGCGGCGCGTACCGCGAACGGGACCACTGGAAGACGGAGCTGTTGCGCTGGACGCGAGACCAGCTGGGCGACACGCTGCTCCAGCAGCTGGGACAGATGCCCTTCTCCCTGCGCTACACGCCGCGCAAGGGGCAGGACCTGTTCATCTGCCACGCGAACCCGCGCAACCTGGAAGAGTCGCTGGACCCCACGCTGGACGACCACGCGGTGCGCCGCTTCTTCACGCACCTGGACGCGGCCGCGTGCGCCTTCGGGCACCTGCACTTCCCCTACCGGCGGCGCGTGGGCCGGATGCTCATCGCGGACGTGGCCAGCGCGGGGATTCCTCGCGACGGCGACCTGCGCCCCGCCTACGGCGTCTTCACCTTCACCCCCAAGGGCTGGCGCGTGCAGATCCGCCGCGTGCGCTACCCGGTGCGCAAGGCCACCCAGGCCCTCACCGCGCGCCGCGTGCCCGGGGGGCCGCTGCTCATCCACAAGCTCGTGGAGGCGAGGTACCGCCACCACAACGCCCTGATGGAGGCCGCGCGGCGGCACTCGGGGCTGCCGCCGCCGGGGCCCGTGCTGCGTCCGCCCCCGGGGGCTTCAGGCTCGCGGCCCACGCACGCCGCGCCCTTCGAGAACAGCCCTCCGCCGGAGGTCGATCCGTCCACGCTGCCCCTGGACATGGACGGCACGGTGACGGGCGCCTCGCCGCTGCCGCCCGACGCGCTCAACGACCTGGACGGGTGA
- a CDS encoding S1C family serine protease codes for MVGWMVGLSVVTVSLTASGAAAPPAPPPNAQAPAQAPSVEAPPPAPYCEGEYADSYSALSPKARAFEQALQKKYTYCVRSTAVYECLSYGAEGNVRRTRTPVSAHGTAFAYRQQAGETLLLTNEHVVEWPDVTSDAHPVDGVPAGCKRVKGDLSIVENEADHYDRDDIPLSTAVVDPQLDLAVIKSKTPLTVMPWKVGRSAAVRERDVVDVRGFPLGVFNATNMGKVISAYDHDEYKDWYHDDFVIDALLSQGNSGSPVLAISCKTGEFELVGVYHAGYSRGSALNVVVGIDQARDLMNHLRRTPRRATEGTTSLDALARARVAKRAEVSATPFFPFGSRTAAVFPRADGALLFALYEQDFPRRVHPLIVMEDLPVPSAEEGFGRVGRVWFGGERGLLERTRAEQDAELQQQLARLLDALRRDATLAFSYQDSLPGSDESRQTFDTSARLGKTLERTIVAHRDLSDAAAELADRFAPGETEPATRTESVLKTPPPPGLHLGLGEEPGGPPPPSAPPRAPGVRQPARSTQDKAARTPSGR; via the coding sequence ATGGTCGGGTGGATGGTCGGACTGTCGGTGGTGACGGTGTCCCTCACCGCCTCCGGAGCAGCGGCGCCCCCTGCTCCACCGCCCAACGCGCAGGCCCCCGCGCAGGCGCCCTCGGTGGAAGCGCCGCCGCCCGCGCCGTACTGCGAGGGCGAATACGCGGACAGCTACAGCGCGCTGTCCCCCAAGGCGCGGGCCTTCGAACAGGCGCTGCAGAAGAAGTACACGTACTGCGTGCGCAGCACCGCCGTGTACGAGTGCCTGTCCTACGGCGCGGAGGGCAACGTGCGCCGCACGCGCACGCCGGTGTCCGCGCACGGCACCGCGTTCGCGTACCGGCAGCAGGCCGGGGAGACGCTGCTGCTCACCAACGAGCACGTCGTGGAGTGGCCGGACGTCACCAGCGACGCGCACCCGGTGGACGGCGTGCCTGCCGGCTGCAAGCGCGTGAAGGGCGACCTGAGCATCGTGGAGAACGAGGCGGACCACTACGACCGCGATGACATCCCGCTGTCCACGGCGGTGGTGGATCCGCAGCTGGACCTGGCCGTCATCAAGTCGAAGACGCCGCTGACGGTGATGCCGTGGAAGGTGGGCAGGAGCGCCGCCGTGCGCGAGCGCGACGTGGTGGACGTGCGCGGCTTCCCGCTGGGCGTCTTCAACGCCACCAACATGGGCAAGGTCATCTCCGCCTACGACCACGACGAATACAAGGACTGGTACCACGACGACTTCGTCATCGACGCGCTCCTGTCCCAGGGCAACTCGGGGTCGCCCGTGCTCGCCATCTCCTGCAAGACGGGCGAGTTCGAGTTGGTGGGCGTCTACCACGCGGGCTACTCGCGAGGCAGCGCGCTCAACGTGGTGGTGGGAATCGACCAGGCGCGCGACCTGATGAACCACCTGCGCCGCACGCCCAGGCGCGCGACGGAGGGAACGACGTCGCTGGACGCGCTGGCCCGCGCCCGCGTGGCGAAGCGCGCGGAGGTGTCCGCCACGCCGTTCTTCCCCTTCGGCTCGCGCACCGCGGCGGTGTTCCCGCGCGCGGACGGCGCGCTGCTCTTCGCGCTGTACGAACAGGACTTCCCGCGCCGCGTGCACCCGCTCATCGTGATGGAGGACCTGCCCGTCCCTTCCGCGGAGGAGGGCTTCGGGCGCGTGGGGCGCGTCTGGTTCGGAGGGGAGCGGGGCCTGCTGGAGCGCACGCGCGCGGAGCAGGACGCGGAGCTGCAACAGCAGCTGGCCCGGCTGCTGGATGCGCTGCGCAGGGACGCGACGCTCGCGTTCTCGTACCAGGACTCGCTGCCGGGCTCGGATGAATCCCGGCAGACCTTCGACACGTCCGCCCGCCTGGGCAAGACGCTGGAGCGCACCATCGTCGCGCACCGCGACCTGAGCGACGCCGCCGCGGAGCTGGCGGACCGCTTCGCGCCGGGCGAAACCGAGCCCGCGACCCGGACGGAGTCCGTGCTGAAGACCCCTCCGCCTCCCGGCCTCCACCTGGGCCTCGGGGAGGAACCGGGAGGCCCGCCTCCGCCGTCCGCGCCGCCCCGGGCCCCGGGGGTGCGTCAGCCCGCGCGCAGCACGCAGGACAAGGCGGCCAGGACTCCGTCGGGAAGGTAG
- a CDS encoding chloride channel protein, giving the protein MPDPVSGAVHPDLRTGAPSPWLRRILQGLLGQERRFWVLVVGVGLISGLGAVALLAVLRFTQHLFWQTNTEHFLEGALASPGWRRFLVPVLGGALVTLVSLLVGQPLRGHGTAGIIESIWVKSGRLPFPRALLRGFVSIIAVALGAPLGREGALLQTGAASGSALSGWLRLGPGQARVLVACGASAGIASAYNVPIGAALFGLEVLLGSFALELFGPIVVSCVVATLVSRTLIADHPSYVIPHYALTHPRELVLAILLGVLVGGASALYVRGINLASDLLDKLPSWLTPFMPLVAMTVVGLTAIAGPYLMGNGYDSVNMALHGTLPLALLLILPLAKLAVTSLCAGAGVPGGLFTPSLFFGALLGGAFGMLVERALPGGAAPSGAYALLGMGAVLAGTTHASVSAVLMIFEMTGDYDLILPLMLAAVVAAVVSRRLEPESLYTSVLAKRDVRVPASVPHWLREEGVRSLLSPATQRVPPSATFDEVVVLLLEQPAGADLYVTDAEGRLLGVITLDALKGHLPDHSLLQATVAADVMDTGVQPITPDLSLAEVAARFGHTELERLPVVDGQRRLLGSLSKGDLLKRGRF; this is encoded by the coding sequence ATGCCCGACCCCGTATCCGGCGCAGTCCACCCCGACCTGAGGACGGGGGCGCCCTCGCCCTGGCTGCGGCGGATCCTCCAGGGCCTGCTGGGACAGGAGCGGCGGTTCTGGGTGCTGGTGGTGGGCGTGGGGCTCATCTCCGGGCTGGGCGCGGTGGCGCTGCTCGCCGTGCTGCGCTTCACCCAGCACCTGTTCTGGCAGACCAACACGGAGCACTTCCTGGAGGGCGCGCTCGCGTCGCCGGGCTGGCGCCGGTTCCTCGTGCCGGTGCTGGGCGGCGCGCTGGTGACGCTGGTGTCCCTGCTGGTGGGCCAGCCCCTGCGCGGCCACGGCACCGCGGGCATCATCGAATCCATCTGGGTGAAGTCCGGGCGGCTGCCCTTCCCGCGCGCGCTCCTGCGCGGCTTCGTGTCCATCATCGCGGTGGCGCTGGGGGCGCCGCTGGGCCGCGAAGGCGCGCTCCTCCAGACGGGCGCGGCCAGCGGGTCCGCACTGTCCGGGTGGCTGCGGCTGGGGCCGGGCCAGGCGCGCGTGCTGGTGGCGTGCGGCGCTTCGGCGGGCATCGCGTCCGCGTACAACGTCCCCATCGGCGCGGCCCTCTTCGGCCTGGAGGTGCTGCTGGGCAGCTTCGCGCTGGAGCTCTTCGGCCCCATCGTCGTGTCGTGCGTGGTGGCGACGCTCGTGTCGCGCACCCTCATCGCGGACCACCCCAGCTACGTCATCCCCCACTACGCCCTCACCCACCCGCGCGAGCTGGTGCTGGCCATCCTCCTGGGCGTGCTCGTGGGCGGGGCCTCCGCGCTCTACGTGCGCGGCATCAACCTGGCCTCGGACCTGCTGGACAAGCTGCCCTCGTGGCTCACGCCGTTCATGCCGCTGGTCGCGATGACGGTGGTGGGCCTCACCGCCATCGCGGGGCCTTACCTCATGGGCAACGGCTACGACTCCGTGAACATGGCGCTGCACGGGACGCTGCCCCTGGCGCTGCTGCTCATCCTGCCCCTGGCGAAGCTGGCGGTGACGTCGCTGTGCGCGGGCGCGGGGGTGCCGGGCGGGCTCTTCACCCCGTCCCTCTTCTTCGGCGCGCTGCTGGGCGGCGCGTTCGGGATGCTGGTGGAGCGGGCGCTGCCGGGCGGCGCGGCGCCCAGCGGAGCCTATGCGCTGCTGGGCATGGGCGCGGTGCTGGCGGGCACCACGCATGCGTCCGTGTCCGCGGTGCTGATGATCTTCGAGATGACCGGCGACTACGACCTCATCCTCCCGCTGATGCTCGCCGCGGTGGTGGCCGCCGTCGTCAGCCGCCGGCTGGAGCCGGAGTCGCTCTACACCTCCGTGCTCGCCAAACGCGACGTGCGCGTGCCAGCCTCCGTGCCGCACTGGCTGCGCGAGGAGGGCGTGCGCTCGCTCCTGTCCCCCGCGACGCAGCGGGTGCCGCCCTCCGCCACCTTCGACGAGGTGGTGGTGCTGCTCCTGGAACAGCCCGCGGGCGCGGACCTGTACGTCACCGACGCGGAGGGGCGCCTGCTGGGCGTCATCACCCTGGACGCGCTCAAGGGGCACCTGCCGGACCACTCGCTGCTCCAGGCCACCGTGGCCGCGGACGTGATGGACACCGGCGTGCAGCCCATCACCCCGGACCTGTCCCTGGCGGAGGTGGCCGCGCGGTTCGGCCACACGGAGCTGGAGCGGCTGCCCGTGGTGGACGGGCAGCGGCGCCTGCTGGGGTCGCTCTCCAAGGGCGACCTGCTCAAGCGGGGGCGCTTCTAG
- a CDS encoding sulfite exporter TauE/SafE family protein: MATALDATPFNFVAIVLCVSFGAGLLGSLLGLGGGLILIPVLTLVLKVDIRYAVGASIVSVIATSSGAAAAYVRDGLANMRVAMFLELATVAGAVTGAMLAGIVGGRALYFLFGAVMAYSALAMLRKLREDGSPREEPPPDALADRLGLHGSYYDVSTGGEVAYRVHRPLVGLGLMYVAGTVSGLLGIGSGALKVPAMDLAMGLPIKVSTATSNFMIGVTAAASAGIYFARGDIDPFIAGPVCVGVTLGAFAGSRYLSKLKSGSLRMLFVVVLLWVSYEMLSKGIHG; the protein is encoded by the coding sequence ATGGCCACCGCCTTGGACGCCACTCCGTTCAACTTCGTCGCCATTGTCCTCTGCGTCTCCTTCGGTGCGGGCCTGCTGGGTTCCCTGCTGGGCCTGGGCGGGGGCCTCATCCTCATCCCCGTCCTCACGCTGGTGCTCAAGGTGGACATCCGCTACGCGGTGGGGGCCTCCATCGTGTCCGTCATCGCCACGTCCAGCGGCGCGGCGGCGGCGTACGTGCGTGACGGCCTGGCCAACATGCGCGTGGCCATGTTCCTGGAGCTGGCCACCGTGGCGGGCGCCGTCACGGGCGCGATGCTCGCGGGCATCGTGGGAGGCCGCGCGCTGTACTTCCTCTTCGGCGCGGTGATGGCCTATTCGGCGCTCGCGATGCTGCGCAAGCTGCGCGAGGACGGCAGCCCCCGGGAGGAGCCGCCGCCGGACGCGCTCGCGGACAGGCTCGGCCTGCACGGCAGCTACTACGACGTGTCCACCGGCGGCGAGGTGGCGTACCGGGTGCACCGGCCGCTCGTGGGCCTGGGGCTCATGTACGTCGCGGGCACGGTGAGCGGCCTCCTGGGCATCGGCTCCGGCGCGCTGAAGGTGCCGGCCATGGACCTGGCGATGGGGCTGCCCATCAAGGTCTCCACCGCCACCAGCAACTTCATGATTGGCGTCACGGCGGCGGCCAGCGCGGGCATCTACTTCGCGCGCGGCGACATCGACCCGTTCATCGCCGGACCCGTCTGCGTGGGCGTCACGCTGGGCGCGTTCGCGGGCTCGCGCTACCTGTCGAAGCTCAAGAGCGGTTCGCTGCGCATGCTCTTCGTCGTCGTCCTGCTCTGGGTGTCGTACGAGATGCTGTCCAAGGGAATCCACGGATGA
- a CDS encoding DUF1634 domain-containing protein, translating to MSAAPSEPPSPRETTATTAAPHEEALLTPELLISQLLRGGVLLSLSLVTCGMVMTFLRHPDYFSSPDALQRLTSPDSAPHRLPDVFEGVLAVRGQSFVMAGLLVMITVPVLRVALSLGIFRAQKDRAFAAITTSVLALLLLAFLLGGVE from the coding sequence ATGAGCGCAGCGCCCTCCGAGCCTCCGTCTCCACGGGAGACGACCGCCACCACCGCCGCCCCACACGAGGAGGCGCTCCTCACGCCGGAGCTGCTCATCAGCCAGCTGCTGCGCGGCGGCGTGCTGCTCAGCCTGTCGCTCGTCACCTGCGGCATGGTGATGACGTTCCTGCGCCACCCGGACTACTTCTCGTCGCCGGACGCGCTCCAGCGCCTCACCTCGCCGGACTCCGCGCCGCACCGGCTGCCGGACGTCTTCGAGGGCGTCCTGGCCGTGCGCGGCCAGTCCTTCGTGATGGCGGGGCTCCTGGTGATGATCACCGTGCCCGTGCTGCGCGTGGCCCTGTCCCTGGGCATCTTCCGCGCGCAGAAGGACCGCGCCTTCGCCGCCATCACCACCAGCGTCCTGGCGCTGCTGCTGCTCGCCTTCCTCCTGGGCGGTGTGGAGTAA
- a CDS encoding SixA phosphatase family protein produces MADRDLPLILVRHAVAEDSHALGDEARALTPQGRAAFRQHAKKLARLTPLMGIITSPLVRAVQTAELLADALGLSHVEVHPALVPMKGAARNVLKLARDVGPGWALVGHNPSLERAAALALGQALPDKLRKGCAVALRPEGRAFSLQWMAAPGRSLRRP; encoded by the coding sequence ATGGCCGACCGCGACCTGCCCCTCATCCTCGTGCGCCACGCCGTGGCCGAGGACTCCCACGCCCTGGGCGACGAGGCCCGCGCCCTCACCCCCCAGGGCCGCGCCGCCTTCCGTCAGCACGCGAAGAAGCTGGCGCGCCTGACGCCCCTCATGGGCATCATCACCAGCCCGCTGGTGCGCGCGGTGCAGACCGCGGAGCTGCTCGCGGACGCGCTCGGCCTGTCCCACGTGGAGGTCCACCCCGCGCTCGTCCCCATGAAGGGCGCGGCCCGCAACGTGCTGAAGCTGGCGCGGGACGTGGGGCCGGGCTGGGCCCTGGTGGGACACAACCCCTCCCTGGAGCGCGCCGCCGCGCTCGCGCTGGGCCAGGCCCTGCCGGACAAGCTGCGCAAGGGCTGCGCGGTCGCGCTGCGGCCTGAAGGACGCGCGTTCAGCCTGCAGTGGATGGCGGCCCCGGGGCGCTCCCTGCGCCGCCCGTGA
- a CDS encoding response regulator, producing the protein MSHVLIVDDERDLAELIDFNLRGAGFTTRVAFTGEAALTAARDQSPDVVLLDLMLPDLSGIEVCRHLRANPRLRDVLIVMLTAKSEEADRIRGFEVGADDYVVKPFSVRELVLRLKAILRRSSAPQEGTPPLALGPLRLDVTQHRFFVEEKETPLTALEFRLLEFLMARLGRVQTREQLLEQVWGLSSALETRTIDTHVMRLRDKLGPARALLETVRGVGYRIVDPAAG; encoded by the coding sequence ATGTCCCACGTACTCATCGTCGACGACGAGCGCGACCTCGCGGAGCTCATCGACTTCAACCTGCGCGGCGCGGGCTTCACCACCCGCGTGGCCTTCACCGGGGAGGCGGCGCTCACCGCCGCGCGAGACCAGTCCCCGGACGTGGTGCTGCTGGACCTGATGCTGCCGGACCTGTCCGGCATCGAGGTCTGCCGCCACCTGCGCGCCAACCCCCGCCTGCGCGACGTGCTCATCGTCATGCTCACCGCGAAGAGCGAGGAGGCGGACCGCATCCGCGGCTTCGAGGTCGGCGCGGACGACTACGTCGTCAAACCCTTCTCCGTGCGCGAGCTGGTGCTGCGGCTCAAGGCCATCCTCCGGCGCTCGTCCGCGCCCCAGGAGGGCACCCCTCCCCTGGCGCTGGGCCCCCTGCGCCTGGACGTCACCCAGCACCGCTTCTTCGTGGAGGAGAAGGAGACGCCCCTCACCGCGCTGGAGTTCCGCCTGCTGGAGTTCCTCATGGCCCGGCTGGGCCGGGTGCAGACGCGCGAGCAGCTCCTGGAGCAGGTCTGGGGCCTGTCCAGCGCGCTGGAGACGCGCACCATCGACACGCACGTGATGCGCCTGCGCGACAAGCTGGGCCCCGCCCGCGCCCTCCTGGAGACGGTGCGCGGGGTGGGCTACCGCATCGTGGATCCAGCGGCCGGGTAG
- a CDS encoding porin, with protein MRSLLVTVSLLTSSAAMAQASTPQEALPTPTASEPREAVEPSATAPQAPASPTPPRANAPTVPEGSPSIDERLTADEHRVEALEEQNTETKNDLSALKKLRISGYVQGRYQYQQDLDDSGAGGYSRFGVRRGRLKATYTTEWSQYMLQIDAVPAGVTLKDAEATLFVPGTKQQLSVTLGQMKWPFGYEGPQSSSDREFPERSRVVRNMLPAERDRGAKVNGRYKFLRLAVGLFDGNGTDSGTTQDNDKEKDFVAHLGFDLKWIAGGVSGWYGHDMGRLPTDTFRHAYERSRIGADLQAYFDVVPLGGTSLKGEFIAGRTYGAANNATHLDVPAHGWYLLLVQNIGLNDAVAVRYDTFDPHNGQTDLAAGEVPGADNAVDTVGFVVQHHFGENLKVSATYEIPMTHAVAQALDPHDNLFTLQMQARF; from the coding sequence ATGCGCTCACTCCTCGTCACCGTCTCCCTGCTGACCTCCAGCGCCGCCATGGCCCAGGCCTCCACGCCCCAGGAAGCGCTCCCGACCCCGACGGCCTCCGAGCCGCGCGAGGCCGTGGAGCCCTCCGCCACGGCCCCCCAGGCTCCGGCGTCCCCGACCCCGCCGCGCGCCAACGCCCCCACCGTCCCGGAGGGCTCGCCCTCCATCGACGAGCGGCTGACCGCGGACGAGCACCGCGTGGAGGCGCTGGAGGAGCAGAACACGGAGACGAAGAACGACCTGTCCGCCCTCAAGAAGCTGCGCATCTCCGGCTACGTCCAGGGGCGCTACCAGTACCAGCAGGACCTGGATGACAGCGGCGCGGGCGGCTACAGCCGCTTCGGCGTCCGCCGGGGCCGCTTGAAGGCCACGTACACCACCGAGTGGTCGCAGTACATGCTGCAGATCGACGCGGTGCCCGCGGGCGTGACGCTCAAGGACGCGGAGGCCACCCTCTTCGTCCCCGGCACCAAGCAGCAGCTGTCCGTCACGCTGGGCCAGATGAAGTGGCCCTTCGGCTACGAAGGCCCCCAGTCCTCCAGCGACCGCGAGTTCCCCGAGCGCAGCCGCGTGGTGCGCAACATGCTCCCCGCCGAGCGCGACCGCGGCGCCAAGGTGAACGGCCGCTACAAGTTCCTGCGCCTCGCCGTGGGCCTCTTCGACGGCAACGGCACCGACAGCGGCACCACCCAGGACAACGACAAGGAGAAGGACTTCGTCGCCCACCTGGGCTTTGACCTGAAGTGGATCGCGGGCGGCGTCTCCGGCTGGTACGGCCATGACATGGGCCGGCTGCCCACGGACACCTTCCGTCACGCCTACGAGCGCAGCCGCATCGGCGCGGACCTCCAGGCCTACTTCGACGTGGTGCCCCTGGGCGGCACCTCCCTCAAGGGCGAGTTCATCGCGGGCCGCACCTACGGCGCCGCCAACAACGCCACCCACCTGGATGTGCCCGCGCACGGCTGGTACCTGCTGCTGGTCCAGAACATCGGCCTCAACGACGCGGTGGCCGTGCGCTACGACACCTTCGACCCGCACAACGGCCAGACGGACCTGGCGGCGGGCGAGGTGCCGGGCGCCGACAACGCCGTCGACACCGTGGGCTTCGTCGTCCAGCACCACTTCGGGGAGAACCTGAAGGTCTCCGCCACCTACGAAATCCCCATGACGCACGCCGTGGCCCAGGCATTGGACCCGCACGACAACCTGTTCACCCTGCAGATGCAGGCACGTTTCTAG